Proteins from a single region of Fundulus heteroclitus isolate FHET01 chromosome 12, MU-UCD_Fhet_4.1, whole genome shotgun sequence:
- the polk gene encoding LOW QUALITY PROTEIN: DNA polymerase kappa (The sequence of the model RefSeq protein was modified relative to this genomic sequence to represent the inferred CDS: deleted 1 base in 1 codon), translated as MENGVGSTKEENLLSRMALNDNKAGMEGLDRDKINRIIMEASKGSRFYENELKKEQQVNQRIEKMMQQKARLTEQQLQRAQAQVEKMASELERSRDLSRAIVHVDMDAFYAAVEMRDCPELKDKPMAVGSMSMLSTSNYHARKYGVRAAMPGFIAKRLCPGLVIVPLNFDKYRAVSEEVREIFAEYGPNFQPMSLDEAYLDFTDHLEQRQSWPESLRTHRYRSRSNTPAETAEGADLSPVLFDSLSSSGGDAGGPSELFGTSVEEAVREMRFRIEQKTTLTASAGIAPNMMLAKVCSDKNKPNGQYRLPPTREAVMDFTQKLPVRKVCGIGKVSEKMLNTLGITTCSDLSQRMALLSLLFSETSWHHFLQISLGLSSTHIPRHEERKSMSTERTFKELSKPEEQFSLCRELCEDLADDLKKEALKGKTVTLKLKNVNFEVKTKAQTLPYAVAQVEDIFAVAKDLLKMEIESESPQPLRLRLMGVRISAFVSSDDKTPMQKSIISFLQPGKAGCGRSPQILHETPEGGDVRGHSIQSSQLTHDAPVQNGQTQNKVCWRSKPGHSGEEQPPQQSFFQRAHAKRLQLQAERTSPVITAESSQPADTNDPTVQDLPEDEPASPVERRASSPGCRALAESLTCPVCFRNVDTADLDAFNRHIDSCLSEAAGREDHVSDAECRPDPEPDHPQSAAVPEQGRWRAVEKEPSCGGSPPEGQGTWRSDPASLIQADRQPAARQRRSPHGKSPVLTCPVCQRTQDTDDLAVFNRHVDLCLNQEVLHELGGQAAFSGEAPAVKHSCDTDAGRLLPRQASKGKSKRRDTPSSPPSKKAKSLGLSNTIDKFFR; from the exons ATGGAGAATGGAGTTGGATCGACCAAGGAGGAGAACCTCCTTTCCAGAATGGCGCTTAATGACAACAAGGCCGGGATGGAGGGACTTGACAGGGACAAGATCAACAGGATCATCATGGAGGCGTCAAAG GGCTCCAGATTCTACGAGAACGAGCTCAAGAAAGAGCAGCAGGTGAACCAGCGAATCGAGAAAATGATGCAGCAAAAGGCTCGTCTCACAGAGCAACAGCTACAGAGGGCGCAAGCACAG GTGGAGAAGATGGCGTCTGAGCTCGAGAGAAGCCGCGACCTGAGCAGGGCGATCGTACATGTCGACATGGATGCCTTCTACGCGGCTGTGGAGATGAGGGACTGCCCAGAGCTGAAGGACAAACCCATGGCTGTCGGCTCCATGAGCATGCTG tCGACGTCTAATTACCACGCCAGGAAATACGGAGTCCGAGCAGCCATGCCTGGCTTCATTGCAAAGAGACTCTGCCCCGGCCTGGTCATCGTTCCTCTTAACTTTGACAAATACAGGGCTGTGAGCGAGGAG GTTAGGGAGATTTTTGCGGAATACGGTCCCAACTTTCAGCCAATGAGCCTGGATGAAGCCTATTTAGATTTTACAGATCACCTGGAGCAGCGGCAGAGCTGGCCGGAGTCCCTACGAACGCACCGCTACAGATCCAGGAGCAACACGCCAG CGGAGACGGCGGAAGGGGCAGACCTCTCCCCGGTCCTGTTTGACAGTCTGAGCTCatctggaggagatgcaggcGGTCCCTCTGAACTGTTTGGGACGTCTGTAGAGGAGGCCGTGAGAGAGATGCGCTTCCGCATCGAGCAGAAGACCACGTTGACTGCCAGCGCAG GAATCGCGCCGAACATGATGCTCGCCAAGGTGTGCAGCGACAAGAACAAGCCCAACGGACAGTACAGGCTGCCCCCCACCAGAGAGGCGGTCATGGACTTCACCCAGAAGCTTCCCGTTCGCAAA GTCTGCGGCATCGGGAAGGTGAGCGAGAAAATGCTGAACACTCTGGGCATCACCACCTGTTCAGACCTCAGCCAGCGGATGGCGCTGCTGTCCTTGTTGTTCTCCGAGACGTCCTGGCATCATTTCCTCCAGATTTCTCTGGGTTTGAGCTCCACGCATATACCCAG ACacgaagaaagaaaaagcatgAGCACTGAAAG GACATTTAAAGAACTGAGCAAGCCCGAGGAGCAGTTCTCTTTATGCAGGGAGCTGTGTGAGGATCTGGCGGACGACTTGAAGAAAGAAGCTCTGAAG GGTAAGACGGTGACTCTGAAGCTGAAGAATGTGAACTTTGAGGTGAAAACCAAGGCACAGACGCTGCCCTACGCCGTGGCC CAGGTGGAGGACATCTTTGCTGTCGCTAAAGACTTACTGAAGATGGAAATAGAAAGTGAAAGCCCCCAGCCCCTCCGACTGAGGCTCATGG GTGTTCGGATATCTGCCTTCGTGAGTTCCGATGACAAAACGCCGATGCAGAAAAGCATCATAAGCTTCCTTCAGCCAGGCAAGGCCGGCTGCGGTCGCTCTCCCCAAATATTGCATGAAACGCCGGAAGGAGGGGACGTTCGCGGTCACTCGATCCAAAGCTCACAGCTTACCCACGATGCACCGGTGCAGAACGGGCAGACACAAAACAAGGTTTGTTGGAGGAGTAAGCCAGGGCACAGCGGCGAGGAGCAGCCGCCGCAGCAGTCCTTCTTTCAAAGAGCTCATGCCAAACGACTGCAACTCCAGGCCGAGAGAACCAGCCCAGTCATCACAGCAGAGTCATCGCAGCCAGCCGACACGAACGACCCCACAGTCCAAGATCTTCCTGAAGACGAACCGGCTTCGCCCGTGGAGCGCCGCGCGTCCTCGCCGGGCTGCCGGGCTCTCGCAGAAAGCCTCACGTGTCCCGTGTGCTTCAGGAACGTGGACACGGCCGACCTGGACGCCTTCAACCGGCACATAGACTCCTGCCTCAGCGAGGCCGCGGGGAGGGAAGACCACGTCTCAGACGCAGAGTGCCGCCCGGATCCAGAGCCGGACCACCCGCAGTCCGCAGCCGTGCCCGAACAGGGGAGGTGGCGCGCTGTGGAAAAGGAGCCGTCGTGCGGAGGATCGCCTCCAGAAGGCCAAGGAACCTGGAGGAGCGATCCGGCTTCACTGATTCAAGCCGACAGGCAGCCTGCGGCCCGGCAGCGGCGCTCACCCCACGGTAAAAGCCCCGTCCTGACTTGCCCCGTGTGTCAGCGGACCCAAGACACGGACGACCTCGCCGTCTTCAACCGCCACGTGGACCTCTGCCTCAACCAGGAGGTCCTCCACGAACTCGGAGGCCAGGCGGCATTTTCTGGAGAAGCACCTGCAGTGAAACACAGCTGCGACACGG